The DNA region TTGAACCTAGAATCAATGGGATTTTGCAGTTACTTTTTACGCTTGTAGTGATGCATATGGGGAGGACTTTTTATTTTAGAGGTATCGGTACGCTGATTCACGCCCACCCCAATATGGATACTTTGATAGCCATTGGAACGGGCAGTGCCTTTATTTATAGCTTTTATCTTGTAGTTAAGGTGTTTATGGGATTAGAAGTTGAGGGGCTTTATTTTGAGAGCGTGTGCGTAATCATTGTGTTTGTGTTATTGGGAAAAATGATTGAGGATCGTTCTAAAGTAAATGCTACTGATGCGATTAAAAGATTGATTTCTCACGTGAGCAAAACTGCTTTAAAAGTAGAAAATAATCAAGAAGTAGAAATCAGTATCGATGCAATTGTTTCAGGCGATGTAATCAAAGTGCTTCCAGGAAGTCATATTCCAGTTGATGGTGTGATTGTTGAGGGGGAGGCTAATATTGATGAGTCGATGCTTTCAGGCGAAGTATTATCGGTTTTTAAACGTTTTGGTCAAGAAGTTTATTCTGGTACCATCAATACAGATAGGGCATTTTTGATGCGAGCTTCCAAATCAACTCAAGACAGCACATTAAATCAAATTATCCGACTTATTCAAAGTGCTCAAGAAAGCAAAGCACCGATTGCAAGGATTGCTGATAAGGTTTCTGCGATTTTTGTGCCTATTGTGATTATGATCGCTATTTTGGCAGGAGTTTTTTGGTGGGTTTATCAGGGGAATTTTGGATTTGGATTGGAGATTTTTGTTTCGGTATTAGTGATCTCTTGCCCTTGTGCGCTTGGTCTTGCAACGCCTATGTCAATAATGATAGGCGGGGGCAGAGCAGCATATGGAGGGATATTTTTCAAGAATGCAAAATCTTTAGAAAATGCTCAAAAAGTCACTGCAGTAGTTTTTGATAAAACGGGGACTTTGAGCGTTGGGAAGCCTTTGGTGCAAGAAGTTTTGATTTTTGATGAAGATAAAAATGAAGAAGAAATCATTGCGCTTGCAAGTGGTGTCGAACTCGGGAGCGAACACATAATTGCCAAGTCCATCATTGGATATGCCAAAGAGAACCATATCCAACCCAAAATAGCTAAAGATTTTAAGGCTAAAGCGGGTTATGGGATCACTGCAGTGATTGGAGAAAAGATAATCAAGCTTGGGAATGAAGAAAATTTTCGCACAAAAAAAGCACTCAATTTACCTCAAAATAATGGTATTGTCGTTTTGGTTGGAGAAGAAGGGCAGACCCAAGATAAGATTTTAGGAGCCATTATTTTAAAAGACGAGCTTAAACCTAACGTCAAAAAATACGTCGCCGATCTTAAAGAGATGGGGATAAAAACCATTCTTTTGAGTGGCGATAATCTATCAAGCGTGCAAGCTATTGCTGAAGAACTTGAAATTGATGAGGCGATTGCTCAAGCCAAACCTGATGATAAACTTGAAAAAATCAAATCCTTAAAAAATCAAAACGAGATTGTAATGATGGTGGGAGATGGAATGAATGATGCCCCTGCATTGGCTTTAGCTGATGTTTCTTTAGTAATGGGGAAAGGGAGCGATGTGAGTATTCAAGCTGCTGATATTGTTGCTTTTAGTGATGATGTTAAATCTGTCATCAATGCAATTTTTCTAAGCGGGGCGACCATTAAAAATATCAAAGAGAATCTGTTTTGGGCTTTTTGCTATAATGTAGTCTTTATACCTTTAGCGTGTGGGGTTGCTTATGGGGAGGGCATTTTGCTCAATCCAATGATAGCTTCTTTAGCAATGAGTTTGAGTAGTTTGAGCGTTGTGCTAAATGCCCAAAGGCTTAGGAATTTTAAATTTAAGGAGTAACGATGAAAAAAGAATTCAAAGTTTCAGGGATAACCTGTTCTCATTGTGTGGATAAGATAGAAAAATTTGTCGGTGAGATTGATGGTGTGAATCAAATCGATGTGGATTTAGACAAAAAAATTGTAAGTGTTGCATTTGAATCCCCTGCTAATGAGAAGGAAATCGTTGAAGCGATTTGTGATGCGGGATATGAAGTGGATTGATGAAAAGGTTTTGGAAAAGATTTTCGCCCTATATTAAAGATTACTACGTTTATTTTTTTATCGCCCTTTTGGCGACTGCTTTAACAGCTGCTTGCACGGCTTGGGGGACCTATTTGGTAAAGCCCGTTTTAGATGATATTTTCATCAAAAAAGATACTCAAATGCTTGTAGTATTACCATTTTTGGTTGTCGCTGCTTATTTGGGAAAAAGTTTGGGGATGTATGTTCAGGCTTATTTTATGAGTTATATCGGTTTGGATATTGTCAGAAAAATTCGTGATCAGATGCTTTTCCATCTTTTAAGATTGGAAATGGAGTTTTTCAACAAAATACGTAGTGGTGAGCTGATTGCTCGGATTACTAATGATATTGGTTTGATTCGGGCAAGTGTGTCTAACTATTTGGCTGAATTTGTACGCGAACTTCTTACAGTTGTGGGTTTGATTGGGGTTGTTATTTATCAAAGTCCCAAACTTGCATTAGTGGGGCTTGTAATTATGCCTTTAGCGATTTATCCCCTTGCTAAGATCATAAAAAAGATCAAAAAAATATCCCGATTAAATCAGGAAAAAAATTCCGATATCACCGCAAAACTTTCTGAAATATTTAATAATATTGAAATTATCAAAGCCAGCAATGGTGAAAAATTGGAAACTGAAAATTTCAAGGAAGAAAATCACAGATTTTTTAAGCTTGGGCTTAAAAATACGATAATTGGGCAACTTTCTTCACCTTTGATGGAGTTTTTGGGTTCGATTGCGATTGCCTTTGTGATTTATTTGGGTGGCAGTGAGGTGATCAATGGAAAAATGACTGCGGGAGCTTTTTTTTCTTTTATCACCGCTCTTTTTATGCTTTATACTCCAATCAAGCGTTTAGTGGGAATCACTTCTTCTTGGCAGGAAGCCTTAGTTGCAGGGGATAGAATCTTTGAGATTCTTGATAGAGCCCCCCGCATCAAAGATGGCAAACAAAACCTAACCCCCCCGATTGAAAATATTTCTATTGACAATATTTTTCTTAATTATGGGGATACACAGGCTTTAAACGGAGTAAGCCTTGAAGTTTGCAAGAATCAAATCATCGCACTTGTAGGCAAAAGCGGTAGCGGTAAAAGTTCTTTGGTGAATTTAATATTGAGGCTTTATGAGCCTTCAAGGGGGAGCATTCGAATAAATGGGATCGATCTAAATGATTACACTCAAGAAAGTGTGCGGGATAATGTGGCTATTGTGACTCAAAGAATTTTTATTTTTAATGATAGCATTGCTGCAAATGTTGCTTATGGCAAGGAGATTGACGAAGAAAAGGTGATTATTAGTCTTAAAAAAGCTCAAGCTTGGGATTTTGTTTCTTCATTGCCGCAAGGCATACATACTATTTTAGATGAATTTGGAGCAAATTTAAGTGGGGGACAACGCCAAAGAATTGCGATTGCTAGAGCGATTTATAAAAATCCTGATGTCCTTATTTTGGATGAGGCAACTTCGGCTTTAGATGCTAAAACCGAAGAAGCTATTAAAAATACAATCGAAAATATCAAAGAAAATAAAATCATTATTTTGATTGCCCATCGTCCCAGCACGATTGAACTTGCAGACAAAGTTTATCATTTTGATAATGGGAAAATAATCCAAGCCCTTTAAAAGGCTTTAACCCATCCTATCTTGTAAAATCATTCAAGTGACTCAAAAGGAATTTGATGAAAAATATGAAATTGCTGAATTTTTTATTAGCTTTTGCGTGTGGCGCGATGGTTGCTAATCTTTATTATACCCAACCTATTTTGGCCAATATCGCTGATTCTTTAAATATTCCTATCAAAGACATTGCAATGATCACTACAATCACTCAAATCGGGTATGCGTTGGGGATGTTTTTTGTTGTGCCTTTGCTAGATGTTTTAGAAAATAAAAAACTGATTATTTTTGTGATGATTTTGTGTATAGTTTCATATAAAATAGAAGTGAGAAAAAATTTAGAAAAAGAGTTTAGAAGTGCCTAAGGGATATTGATTGATCGTTATGAGTGATAAATCTAAGTGAGAATTGAAACTGCACATCATCTATAATTTTACTGCATTTTCGCTACAAACATACTGCAGATCGCCTACAATTTAAACGCTAGAGCTTCGATTTTAAAGGGTTTTAAAGACTCTCAAATTCTTAGCCTTTAAATTTTAAAAGTTGTCTCCCAATCTAATTTTGAGAGGCTAGAAGCCCGCATTCATCGTTTAAGGTTTGAGGCGATTGGGAGACACTAAGGACAAACTAAGGACAATATTGGGAGACACTAAGGACACAATAATAGGTTAAAAAATATAGTTAAGCGTTATCTATTTATAAAGAGTTTTTTAATTGTCCAACTACAGCACCTATAAATTCAAAATCATCGTTCTTATCAATAATAATAGGATCATAATCTTTGTTATCGCTGATTAGTTTTATTTTAGGTCTCTTCTGAAGTCTTTTTACATAATATTCATCTCCAATTCTCGCTACACAGATCTGATTTTCTCTAGCTTCTCGTTTTTGAACTAAAAGCTGACATCTTGTGGGAATGGTTGGAGACATAGAATCGCCATTTGAATTAACGATAAAAAGGTCTTTCGTTGTAATGAGTCCAAAATATTTTTTTAAAAAAGAATCTTCAAGCTCAATATGACCAACTGCGACATCTTGGTTATTTGAGTTAATAAGTCCGTGTCCTGCAGATACATCCAAATCAAAAATAAGAATCTTTGATTTTTGCGTGTTTTGAGAGCCATTGCAGAAACTCTCTTCTTTTTCTAACAAGAAGCCTATATCCACGTCAAGCGTTTGTGCGATTTTTGTCAATTTTGAGATCTTGATGTCAGGGCTTTCGCCATTTTCCCACCTCTGTATTGTCCTATAAGGAACTTCTATTTTATCGCCAAGCTCTGTTTGGCTCAATCCTCGTTCTTCTCTGAGCTTTTTTATTCTATAACCAACGTTTTTGATTTGTTCCATTTTTGACGTATTCCTCTTGACAATATGATAAAAATGTCGTATAATTCTATCAATTTCATTAGAATTATTGCATATAAAAAATAATTGCTAACTGAATTTACGTTTTTTGACTTTCTGGCGGCGAGACTTCCAAGCCGTTTTTAAATTTCTATCGCCAAGCAGGCGGGCTTTCTCCGATATGAGTTACCTCATAGAAGACTTGAGTCTGCCAGCCGTTGCGAAGCTGTCAATTGGGACAGAAGCGGGATAGAAAAACAAAAATTCCCTTAGCAGAGGGGGTTGTATATCATTACTGCAGTTTCTCCTTATTTGTATGCCAACCCTCTCTTTTAAGGGAATAAAACACTAAAACAAAGGAGTAAAATGAAACAAAACAAGAATAAAAAAGAAACTCCTATTAGCAACACCTTTGAAAAAAAAGGAATGCGGCTGGCAACTTGGGCGAGAGCAAAAGGCTTATCTGAGGAGGATGTTCAGATTATTCGAAATATGAGCTTTGGACAAACTAAAGGCAAGAGAGGCAGAGCAAAAGAACTCAAAGAGCTCTTGATAAAAGAGAATCTTTGGTGGGGAGTGGCGTGATGAGAGAGTGGTTAAACGCAGAAAATTTTTTAAAAAATCTAAAAAAATTTAATCCTAAATACGACATAAATATCGTATCAATAAGAACGATAAGAAGAAAAGCAAAAGAATCTAGTTCTTCTTTTTTTGTCTTAAATGGTGATTTTTTTTATTTTCGTTATATTAAAGGTATCGGACGTGGCGGCAAAGTCCTCCAAATTTGGAGCGAACCCATCGATCCTGCTGATTTAGAGGCCTTTGAAAACAACATTATTAATACAAATACAGGAGAAAGCAATGAAAGAAATACTCATCGCAATGTTATTTGCGCTCATTCCCACAGCTACGCTGATGATAGGCTTGTGGAAAGCCCAACGACTCTATCAGGACGTAATCGACACATTCGAGGAGGAGGAAGAAGAGAACCCCACCCCCAGCCAAAAAGACAAGGAGTAGAAAATGGAGATGTTTCTTATCTTCTTCCTGATACTTGCAACGATGATTTATGGCTTTCTAGTCCTAGCAGTAGAGTTTTGGGATTAAAAGTAAAAAATAACCAAAATAAAAACGACCTCCCCCTCACCCCCTTTGCCAAAGCAAGTATTCAAGTCCAAGAAAAGGCGATGTTGCGGGCTAGAGTCGTGAAAGAATGGGAATCTGCTAAGGTTAAAGGTATCAAGGAAGGCGATTTTATTCAGAGTATTAACAGCTCTCGGCTCTACTCTTTCATACTCACCCCTGCCAAACTCTATAGCTGGCAGAGGGCTTACAGGGACTTTGGCATTGATGGCCTCATTGATGAGCGGGGCAAACACAGGGAAAACGCAGGCATTATTCAAAGCAACCCCACAATTCAAGACTTGGTTGTTCGCTTGATTTTGGCTTCTAAGGCAAGGTTCAATCTCGCCCTGATCTATGAGAGCGCTCATTTTAATCTTTGGAAGATGGGCTTGTTTGAGGATCTAGAGGGTTTTTTAAAGAAACAATCCTATCTATTTTCTTATAACACCCTTAAGAGATTCATTGACTCCTATCTGGGCGACCACAGAGAGGTCAAGCTCTTAGTGGAGGGCGGGGAAACAAGATTAGATTCTCAGATGTTGCCTGCAGTTGGAGATGCCTCTTGGGCTGCAAGCTCTATTAATGAGATCGTCGAAATTGACGCCTCTCCGATTGATGTGATACTGGACGTGCCTCGCCTCTGTCGTGATTATAACTACGATATCGACACGATGGAAATGGTTCAGGCTAGATACAGCCTCATTTCTTTGATTGACGTGTATTCAAGAGTTTGTATCTTTCACGTCTGTGAGAGTGAAAACTCACTAGGGGTTGCACGGGCGATTGCTAAATACATTTTGACCTATGGGAAACCCAAGACAATCAAGGGAGACAACGGCAGGGCTTTCAAGAGCAAATACGTGCAGGAAGTCTGTCTAAAACTAGGCATCGACTTTACCCACACCGCTCCTTATAGCGGTTGGCTAAAGCCCTACGTGGAGAGTAACTTCAAAAAGCTCCAGCACAAGGCCGTTGAATTGATGGCAGGTTATATCGGGCATAACGTGGGGCAGAGAAAGTCTATTGAAGAATTTAATAGTCGTAAGGAACGCAGGCTTTTAAAGGGCGAAAAAACGCATCTTAAAGGACTTTTGACCCTACAAGAGTTTGAAGGACAGATTGAGGTCTATAACAAGATTGCGCTGAGTAAAATCAACGCCAAGCTCGGTGACTCCCCGATTAATGTTTATAACCAAAGGAGCCACGAAGCAGTCGGAATGAGTGAATATGAACTCACGTTCTACCTCTCTCATCTAGAAGAAAGACGCGTTGGCAAGGGCGGGGTGATGCTAAACAACACCCTTTATCAACTCCCTGAGCTTTATGAACACTCTAGAGTGTTTGCGGGAATCAATATTAACAACGTGGCTCAAGCCTTTATCTACGACAAAGACAAGAAATTCTTAGACGTTGCTTTAGCACAAGGCACATATGAGGATACGCTGGAGGTTGCCAAACAAAGCCGTAAGGTCTTTGAAAGGGCTAAGAAAAAGGTCAAAGAAGAGATTGTTAAGGCAAGAGCAAAAGTAGAGAGCGAAACTCCTGAACTTTATAAAGAAGTTGCAAGCAAGCTCACTTCTGTTAAAAAACCCAAAGTCACCCCCATTAACTCAGAGCTGGAGCATTCAAGAATCAGATCTGAAGTTAAGAGAGCAGCAGGGAGTGAGTATATGGAGTTAATGATTTCAAAAAAGGAGAAGAAAAAAGAAAAAAAAAAAAAAAACAAAAAAGAGTTAAAAAAGCTCACTTGGGAACAGATTGCAGGGATCAAAACATAAAAAAACCCGCCACCTTGATTCAAAAAGGGCGGGTTAATGAATCAAAATAAAAAAACAGAGAAGGAATTATATGAAAAAAGAATTTGAAAATCAAGGAATAAAGGAACTCAAAGAAATGAAAAAAGTCCAAGAGATAAAAACACTAGCAAATAACGACAATTTGGAAGTCTTAGAACTCAACGAGTTACTAAAACTCCCCGCTAGAGAGCAAGAGTTTTATGTTC from Helicobacter sp. 12S02232-10 includes:
- a CDS encoding heavy metal translocating P-type ATPase produces the protein MKTERFYIEGMTCTACSSGIERSLKRKEFVSDIEVNLLTKTAKITYDESKGSLEDAFAQVKKLGYIPSLKSQEKREKIFLTPKRKMILAIVFTLATLYLSMFAMFFHSLVPEFLLEPRINGILQLLFTLVVMHMGRTFYFRGIGTLIHAHPNMDTLIAIGTGSAFIYSFYLVVKVFMGLEVEGLYFESVCVIIVFVLLGKMIEDRSKVNATDAIKRLISHVSKTALKVENNQEVEISIDAIVSGDVIKVLPGSHIPVDGVIVEGEANIDESMLSGEVLSVFKRFGQEVYSGTINTDRAFLMRASKSTQDSTLNQIIRLIQSAQESKAPIARIADKVSAIFVPIVIMIAILAGVFWWVYQGNFGFGLEIFVSVLVISCPCALGLATPMSIMIGGGRAAYGGIFFKNAKSLENAQKVTAVVFDKTGTLSVGKPLVQEVLIFDEDKNEEEIIALASGVELGSEHIIAKSIIGYAKENHIQPKIAKDFKAKAGYGITAVIGEKIIKLGNEENFRTKKALNLPQNNGIVVLVGEEGQTQDKILGAIILKDELKPNVKKYVADLKEMGIKTILLSGDNLSSVQAIAEELEIDEAIAQAKPDDKLEKIKSLKNQNEIVMMVGDGMNDAPALALADVSLVMGKGSDVSIQAADIVAFSDDVKSVINAIFLSGATIKNIKENLFWAFCYNVVFIPLACGVAYGEGILLNPMIASLAMSLSSLSVVLNAQRLRNFKFKE
- a CDS encoding copper ion binding protein, with translation MKKEFKVSGITCSHCVDKIEKFVGEIDGVNQIDVDLDKKIVSVAFESPANEKEIVEAICDAGYEVD
- a CDS encoding ABC transporter ATP-binding protein, with the translated sequence MKRFWKRFSPYIKDYYVYFFIALLATALTAACTAWGTYLVKPVLDDIFIKKDTQMLVVLPFLVVAAYLGKSLGMYVQAYFMSYIGLDIVRKIRDQMLFHLLRLEMEFFNKIRSGELIARITNDIGLIRASVSNYLAEFVRELLTVVGLIGVVIYQSPKLALVGLVIMPLAIYPLAKIIKKIKKISRLNQEKNSDITAKLSEIFNNIEIIKASNGEKLETENFKEENHRFFKLGLKNTIIGQLSSPLMEFLGSIAIAFVIYLGGSEVINGKMTAGAFFSFITALFMLYTPIKRLVGITSSWQEALVAGDRIFEILDRAPRIKDGKQNLTPPIENISIDNIFLNYGDTQALNGVSLEVCKNQIIALVGKSGSGKSSLVNLILRLYEPSRGSIRINGIDLNDYTQESVRDNVAIVTQRIFIFNDSIAANVAYGKEIDEEKVIISLKKAQAWDFVSSLPQGIHTILDEFGANLSGGQRQRIAIARAIYKNPDVLILDEATSALDAKTEEAIKNTIENIKENKIIILIAHRPSTIELADKVYHFDNGKIIQAL
- a CDS encoding MFS transporter; its protein translation is MKNMKLLNFLLAFACGAMVANLYYTQPILANIADSLNIPIKDIAMITTITQIGYALGMFFVVPLLDVLENKKLIIFVMILCIVSYKIEVRKNLEKEFRSA
- a CDS encoding XRE family transcriptional regulator, producing MEQIKNVGYRIKKLREERGLSQTELGDKIEVPYRTIQRWENGESPDIKISKLTKIAQTLDVDIGFLLEKEESFCNGSQNTQKSKILIFDLDVSAGHGLINSNNQDVAVGHIELEDSFLKKYFGLITTKDLFIVNSNGDSMSPTIPTRCQLLVQKREARENQICVARIGDEYYVKRLQKRPKIKLISDNKDYDPIIIDKNDDFEFIGAVVGQLKNSL
- a CDS encoding DDE-type integrase/transposase/recombinase, whose amino-acid sequence is MREWLNAENFLKNLKKFNPKYDINIVSIRTIRRKAKESSSSFFVLNGDFFYFRYIKGIGRGGKVLQIWSEPIDPADLEAFENNIINTNTGESNERNTHRNVICAHSHSYADDRLVESPTTLSGRNRHIRGGGRREPHPQPKRQGVENGDVSYLLPDTCNDDLWLSSPSSRVLGLKVKNNQNKNDLPLTPFAKASIQVQEKAMLRARVVKEWESAKVKGIKEGDFIQSINSSRLYSFILTPAKLYSWQRAYRDFGIDGLIDERGKHRENAGIIQSNPTIQDLVVRLILASKARFNLALIYESAHFNLWKMGLFEDLEGFLKKQSYLFSYNTLKRFIDSYLGDHREVKLLVEGGETRLDSQMLPAVGDASWAASSINEIVEIDASPIDVILDVPRLCRDYNYDIDTMEMVQARYSLISLIDVYSRVCIFHVCESENSLGVARAIAKYILTYGKPKTIKGDNGRAFKSKYVQEVCLKLGIDFTHTAPYSGWLKPYVESNFKKLQHKAVELMAGYIGHNVGQRKSIEEFNSRKERRLLKGEKTHLKGLLTLQEFEGQIEVYNKIALSKINAKLGDSPINVYNQRSHEAVGMSEYELTFYLSHLEERRVGKGGVMLNNTLYQLPELYEHSRVFAGININNVAQAFIYDKDKKFLDVALAQGTYEDTLEVAKQSRKVFERAKKKVKEEIVKARAKVESETPELYKEVASKLTSVKKPKVTPINSELEHSRIRSEVKRAAGSEYMELMISKKEKKKEKKKKNKKELKKLTWEQIAGIKT